From a single Acidimicrobiia bacterium genomic region:
- a CDS encoding phospho-N-acetylmuramoyl-pentapeptide-transferase, producing the protein MIALLIAVSLSFVVSAFSTPVIIKIVKSKGAGQFIRDDGPIVHPHILKAGTPTMGGIAIILAVALGYFVSHFRLGFVFGRSALLVLGVFIAMAGVGLIDDYLSIIKKRNMGLRKRGKIIGQVIIASIFSYLAINWVNVSTELSFARPVTHGLPKWLFLIICIVIVIGAANAVNITDGLDGLASGSSTLVFSAYAIITFWQFRHPDLYSLGSLGYSQNALDLSVLAVSIVGASAGFLWWNAAPAQIFMGDVGSLALGGALAAFAIVTKTELLLVFLGGIYVVETLSVIAQIISYRGFKKRILKMAPIHHHFEVLGWPETTVIVRFWLFSGACVAIGLGFFYADYVTLLN; encoded by the coding sequence ATGATTGCACTTCTAATTGCTGTAAGTCTTTCATTTGTTGTATCAGCATTTTCTACGCCTGTCATCATCAAAATTGTTAAATCTAAAGGCGCTGGCCAATTTATTAGAGATGATGGCCCCATTGTTCATCCGCATATACTCAAAGCCGGTACACCAACAATGGGAGGCATAGCAATCATATTGGCAGTTGCGTTAGGTTACTTTGTATCGCATTTTCGTTTAGGTTTTGTATTTGGACGTTCAGCACTTTTAGTCCTTGGCGTCTTTATTGCAATGGCAGGAGTCGGATTGATCGATGATTATTTATCGATCATTAAAAAGCGGAATATGGGTTTGCGCAAACGCGGAAAAATTATAGGACAAGTAATTATTGCATCTATCTTTTCATATTTAGCAATTAATTGGGTGAATGTTTCTACGGAATTATCATTTGCTAGACCAGTAACTCATGGATTACCTAAATGGCTCTTTCTCATTATATGTATAGTAATTGTTATCGGTGCTGCTAATGCTGTAAATATAACTGATGGTCTTGACGGTTTAGCTTCGGGTAGTTCAACTTTAGTTTTTTCGGCATATGCAATTATCACATTCTGGCAATTTCGTCATCCAGATCTCTATAGTTTAGGATCATTGGGTTATTCTCAAAATGCGTTGGACTTAAGTGTTTTGGCAGTTTCAATAGTTGGAGCATCTGCGGGATTTTTATGGTGGAATGCTGCTCCCGCTCAAATATTTATGGGCGATGTCGGATCTTTAGCGCTCGGTGGGGCTTTAGCTGCTTTCGCTATTGTCACAAAAACGGAATTATTACTTGTGTTCCTAGGTGGGATCTATGTAGTAGAAACATTAAGTGTTATTGCCCAAATAATTTCTTATAGGGGATTTAAAAAACGTATCTTAAAGATGGCACCTATTCACCATCATTTTGAAGTGCTAGGTTGGCCTGAAACTACAGTAATTGTACGCTTTTGGCTTTTTTCGGGTGCATGTGTTGCAATAGGTTTAGGGTTTTTCTATGCAGACTACGTGACACTGTTAAATTAG
- the ftsW gene encoding putative lipid II flippase FtsW, translating to MVVKTPGKTRNKSIVKSSEKISKKSNDKKVDGFSLRQILFIFRNSNLAKPPRNANFVLLTAIISVLCIIGAVMVLSASSVAAIANYGSAWFFFQRQVIWLILGAVAFLVMSRIPYTFWQRMTKPIVFSSIFLLILVLIPGIGIEAYGSKRWLGFSSWRFQPSEYAKIALVIFTADFLTRKKNLMGNFKQIIFPIVLTSSIFLFFVFIEPDYDSSVVLVMIVSSIMLMSGIPMNFLGKLAIPAVAILVITVFFQPYRIQRILTFTDPFKDKSNTGYQIVQSLIALGSGKTTGVGLGAGKAKWLFLPNAHTDFIFSIIGEELGLVGTLMVVGLFVAFILLGIKIVLSCDNRFAALMATGIIAWIGGQAIINLMAVIGLLPVSGITLPFVSFGGSSLLISLGAAGILANIARNSKA from the coding sequence ATGGTAGTTAAAACCCCGGGAAAGACCAGAAATAAATCAATAGTAAAAAGCTCTGAAAAAATATCTAAAAAATCTAATGATAAAAAGGTCGATGGTTTTTCACTCCGTCAAATATTATTTATTTTTAGAAATTCTAATCTAGCTAAGCCACCAAGAAATGCCAACTTCGTATTATTGACAGCAATTATTTCAGTTTTATGTATCATAGGTGCAGTAATGGTTCTGAGTGCTTCGTCGGTAGCAGCTATAGCTAATTATGGTTCTGCATGGTTCTTTTTTCAACGTCAAGTTATTTGGCTGATACTGGGTGCAGTTGCGTTTTTAGTTATGTCGCGTATCCCTTATACATTTTGGCAAAGGATGACTAAACCCATTGTGTTTTCAAGTATTTTTCTCTTGATCTTAGTTCTTATACCCGGAATTGGAATTGAAGCTTATGGTTCAAAGCGATGGTTAGGCTTTAGTTCTTGGAGATTCCAACCTAGCGAATACGCAAAAATTGCTTTAGTCATCTTTACAGCAGACTTTTTAACCCGTAAAAAAAACCTTATGGGAAATTTTAAACAAATTATTTTTCCTATAGTTTTAACTAGTTCAATATTTCTATTTTTTGTTTTTATTGAACCCGATTACGATTCATCTGTAGTACTTGTAATGATTGTTTCATCAATAATGCTTATGTCTGGTATACCAATGAACTTTTTAGGTAAATTGGCAATTCCAGCTGTTGCAATATTGGTAATAACGGTATTTTTTCAACCATATCGAATACAAAGAATACTTACTTTCACCGATCCATTTAAAGATAAAAGCAATACTGGTTATCAAATTGTTCAAAGTTTGATCGCATTGGGTAGTGGCAAAACAACGGGTGTAGGTTTAGGAGCAGGCAAGGCTAAATGGTTATTTCTGCCTAATGCACATACTGACTTCATCTTTTCAATAATTGGTGAGGAGTTAGGTCTGGTAGGAACACTTATGGTCGTAGGCCTCTTTGTAGCGTTCATACTATTAGGTATTAAAATTGTTTTGAGTTGTGACAATAGGTTTGCTGCCTTAATGGCAACTGGGATTATTGCTTGGATTGGTGGACAAGCAATAATAAACCTAATGGCCGTAATTGGACTTTTACCTGTATCTGGTATAACTTTACCTTTTGTTAGTTTTGGAGGTTCTTCTTTACTCATTTCATTAGGTGCTGCAGGTATTTTGGCAAATATTGCACGAAATTCTAAAGCATAG
- a CDS encoding UDP-N-acetylglucosamine--N-acetylmuramyl-(pentapeptide) pyrophosphoryl-undecaprenol N-acetylglucosamine transferase, which translates to MNSENKNVIIAGGGSGGHIFPALSIADALVKSGIDIDRISFFGSKYTLEKTIVPKSGYKIFLFPGRGVNKIKSVKNLFKNIINTIGLVVAIFKSLFLMIKIKPVVVIGVGGFASFPAIISATILRKKIVIHEQNSVLGRINTIAQKLGATVITTFKNTEGINQNAINLGLPLRSEVIEKINNKNIEKDNSTNSSDILIFGGSLGARCINTAVIEMLQNHKIPKDWKITLFTGETNFENVYKAIGGKELDISISAFTNKLFELMLKSDVIVSRAGAGTCVEIEISNAQCILIPLQIAPGDHQSKNANSLILSGKGLILKESALNGETLFKAIEERITNNRDRGEINTNSIHLSANLNIAKYLINNYL; encoded by the coding sequence ATGAATTCCGAAAATAAAAATGTCATTATTGCAGGTGGGGGTAGTGGGGGTCATATTTTTCCTGCTCTTTCTATTGCCGATGCTTTGGTCAAAAGTGGGATTGATATAGATAGAATATCTTTTTTTGGTTCAAAATATACCTTGGAAAAAACTATCGTTCCAAAAAGTGGGTATAAAATATTTCTATTTCCTGGCCGTGGAGTTAATAAAATTAAGTCGGTTAAAAATTTATTTAAGAATATAATTAACACAATTGGGCTAGTAGTTGCAATTTTCAAATCCCTCTTTCTGATGATCAAGATAAAGCCAGTCGTCGTTATTGGGGTAGGGGGATTTGCTTCTTTCCCAGCGATAATAAGTGCAACTATACTGCGTAAGAAAATTGTTATACATGAACAAAATTCTGTTCTTGGTCGTATAAATACAATTGCTCAGAAATTAGGTGCAACTGTTATAACAACATTTAAAAATACAGAAGGTATTAATCAAAATGCAATAAATCTAGGATTGCCCTTACGAAGTGAAGTTATAGAAAAGATAAATAATAAAAATATTGAAAAAGATAATAGTACGAATAGTTCTGATATTTTAATTTTTGGGGGTTCATTAGGAGCACGTTGTATTAATACTGCGGTTATAGAAATGTTGCAGAATCATAAAATTCCTAAAGATTGGAAAATAACACTCTTCACTGGTGAAACTAATTTTGAAAATGTATATAAAGCTATTGGTGGTAAAGAATTAGATATTTCGATAAGTGCTTTTACTAATAAATTATTCGAGTTAATGTTAAAAAGTGATGTTATAGTTTCAAGGGCTGGTGCAGGGACTTGTGTAGAAATAGAAATATCAAATGCTCAGTGTATCCTAATACCATTACAAATCGCTCCAGGTGATCATCAAAGTAAAAATGCAAACAGTCTTATATTGTCAGGCAAAGGCTTGATACTAAAAGAAAGCGCGCTAAATGGAGAAACATTATTTAAAGCTATAGAAGAGAGAATTACTAATAATAGAGATAGAGGCGAGATTAACACTAATAGCATTCATTTGTCGGCAAATTTAAATATTGCTAAATATTTAATTAATAACTATCTATGA
- the murC gene encoding UDP-N-acetylmuramate--L-alanine ligase — MKPVNIDLTSNNNQNIHIVGIGGAGMSAIAHILKAKGKIISGSDLKESKVTERLITQGITVSVPHLANAVSDVIDLVVISSAIGTDNVEIIRAKEKGIPVYSRADILSAICHSEKSIGIAGSHGKTTTTSMVTTIARYAEMSPSFMIGGDLNEIGTNSQYNDGSYLIVEADESDKTFLELSLVGSIVTNIECDHLENYNNSFDSLKNSFETFVKNTNGPVVICVDEINARDVADNCAEIKNIITIGNNDAQYTYNIIGRDSAGIDAEIYFGAELKGILKLAVPGEHNVRNALCAIALMVEFGVAIDTAIAALAIYGGVARRFQPRGKINGITLIDDYAHLPTEIEVTLNAAHDGRFNKVIAIFQPHRFSRTQELYREFAKSLEKADIVCVTQIYDAGESVRIGISGENIVNEMKSNGYSNVFFAPHKEDVIGFVLNNANENDIVLTLGAGDITTYPDDIIAALKNFESLKSQD, encoded by the coding sequence ATGAAACCTGTAAATATTGATCTAACTTCGAATAATAATCAAAATATCCATATTGTTGGTATCGGTGGTGCCGGGATGAGTGCGATTGCGCATATTTTAAAAGCGAAAGGTAAAATAATTTCTGGTTCCGATCTTAAAGAATCTAAGGTTACTGAGAGATTAATTACTCAAGGTATAACTGTTAGTGTACCTCATCTTGCTAATGCCGTTTCTGATGTTATCGACTTAGTAGTTATTTCTAGTGCTATTGGAACTGATAACGTCGAAATTATACGTGCAAAGGAAAAAGGTATACCCGTATATTCTCGAGCAGATATATTAAGCGCTATATGTCATAGTGAAAAGTCTATTGGCATTGCTGGAAGTCACGGTAAAACTACTACAACTTCTATGGTGACTACAATCGCACGTTATGCCGAAATGTCTCCTAGCTTTATGATTGGTGGCGATCTCAATGAAATTGGTACTAATTCGCAATACAATGATGGTTCGTATCTTATCGTGGAAGCAGACGAGAGTGATAAAACTTTTTTAGAATTAAGCCTTGTTGGATCTATAGTTACGAATATAGAGTGCGACCATTTAGAAAATTATAATAATTCATTTGATTCGTTAAAAAATAGTTTTGAAACTTTTGTGAAAAATACTAATGGACCAGTTGTTATTTGTGTAGATGAAATAAATGCTAGAGATGTAGCAGATAATTGTGCTGAAATTAAAAATATTATTACCATAGGTAATAACGATGCACAATATACATACAATATTATTGGTCGTGATTCAGCTGGTATTGATGCAGAAATATATTTTGGAGCAGAATTAAAAGGAATACTTAAACTTGCTGTTCCTGGTGAACATAATGTTAGAAATGCACTTTGTGCAATAGCATTAATGGTTGAATTTGGTGTAGCGATCGATACCGCAATTGCTGCACTTGCAATATATGGAGGAGTAGCAAGAAGATTCCAACCACGGGGTAAGATTAATGGAATAACTTTAATTGATGACTACGCACATTTGCCTACAGAAATTGAAGTTACATTAAATGCTGCACATGATGGTAGATTCAATAAGGTTATAGCGATATTTCAACCTCATAGATTTTCTAGAACACAAGAGCTTTACAGGGAATTCGCAAAATCATTAGAAAAGGCCGACATAGTTTGTGTCACACAGATATATGATGCAGGTGAGTCAGTACGCATAGGAATTAGTGGAGAAAACATTGTTAATGAAATGAAATCTAATGGCTATTCAAATGTCTTTTTCGCACCACATAAAGAAGATGTTATAGGTTTCGTTTTAAATAATGCTAACGAGAACGATATTGTTCTTACTCTTGGTGCCGGCGATATTACCACTTACCCCGACGATATCATTGCTGCTTTAAAAAATTTCGAATCACTTAAGAGCCAGGATTAG
- the murB gene encoding UDP-N-acetylmuramate dehydrogenase: protein MSLDSVLEKLVCILEEDGIEVRRDIFASNLTTYRLGGALKYLVFLKSELEIKLLSKRISEKYVGKILAKDVFILGNGSNVIVSDGGFDGLTFKLGGELAHVSDNLDTENQATDIKVQVGAGELLPKFARTTVSNGIFGCGFYVGIPGSVGGAVAMNAGGHGKQTSDVLDSVKVLSLTTGNIKNYSNSECDFSYRHSIFKSTDLIYMATYNCEKGINNKYKKELDNIVKWRRENQPGGRNIGSVFQNSYDISAGELIEKCSLKGFRIGGAYVSEKHANFIQADENTKAQDVVELIEYVRNSVKIQTGVELINEVRYIGFKQNG, encoded by the coding sequence ATGTCACTAGATTCTGTTCTTGAAAAGTTAGTCTGCATTTTAGAAGAGGATGGTATTGAAGTTAGACGCGATATTTTCGCATCTAATCTAACGACATACAGATTAGGTGGTGCACTAAAATATCTCGTATTTTTAAAATCTGAATTAGAAATCAAATTACTTTCAAAAAGAATTTCGGAAAAATATGTCGGTAAGATCTTGGCTAAAGACGTATTTATTTTGGGAAATGGTTCAAATGTAATAGTTTCAGATGGCGGCTTTGATGGTTTAACATTTAAATTAGGTGGAGAGCTGGCACATGTTTCAGATAATTTAGATACAGAAAATCAAGCCACTGATATAAAAGTACAAGTTGGTGCAGGTGAATTATTACCCAAATTTGCACGTACTACAGTTTCTAACGGGATATTCGGATGTGGTTTCTATGTCGGTATTCCAGGTAGCGTTGGTGGAGCTGTAGCAATGAATGCTGGGGGACACGGAAAACAAACGAGTGATGTCCTAGATTCTGTAAAAGTTTTATCGTTAACTACAGGAAATATTAAAAACTATTCAAATAGCGAATGTGATTTTTCATATAGACACAGTATATTTAAATCTACAGATTTAATATATATGGCAACATATAATTGTGAAAAAGGGATCAATAATAAATATAAAAAAGAATTAGATAATATTGTAAAATGGAGAAGAGAGAATCAGCCAGGAGGACGTAACATTGGTTCAGTATTTCAAAACAGTTACGATATTTCAGCCGGCGAACTAATAGAAAAATGTTCTTTAAAGGGTTTTCGTATTGGTGGAGCATATGTTTCTGAAAAACATGCTAATTTTATACAAGCGGATGAGAATACAAAAGCACAAGATGTTGTCGAACTAATAGAATATGTTCGCAATAGTGTCAAGATACAAACAGGTGTCGAACTTATTAACGAAGTTCGGTATATAGGATTTAAACAAAATGGATGA
- a CDS encoding cell division protein FtsQ/DivIB, with product MDEVEESITYALIDDDEETIDLEKFDSAELSVTRIAVKESSSAVNESYKPAKSPKFDEEGDYIDPNENVEQESNLVTDFVAKRKAQFRAIKLNKRKIKLYIIGGIAVFLVSIIILLESPIFTIDKVQIVQTKNITSLTSAELTILNKSLSSVKGQQIYRSNFKKSNTKVGSLNFIKNISYKKKWPSTLKVIVTHRVPIATIKTNKGYVLVDDENVIYEKVNEFQQGLPVFKGFDEITFSKKIPDKNYIEIVKSTPKELKNQIAYVEKKDSKYFVTLTDGIVLNLGDTSLLKEKMAIAWSIILTKNRSDLGYIDVSVPSLPVSSASKV from the coding sequence ATGGATGAAGTTGAAGAATCTATAACTTACGCTCTTATTGATGATGATGAAGAAACTATAGATCTAGAAAAATTTGATAGTGCTGAACTTTCTGTAACTCGCATAGCGGTGAAAGAAAGTTCTAGCGCTGTCAATGAGTCATACAAACCAGCCAAGAGTCCTAAATTCGACGAAGAGGGCGATTATATTGACCCAAATGAGAACGTAGAGCAAGAATCTAACTTAGTAACTGATTTTGTAGCTAAGCGCAAAGCTCAGTTTAGAGCTATAAAGCTAAATAAAAGAAAAATAAAGCTATATATAATTGGCGGAATCGCTGTCTTTTTGGTGTCAATAATTATTCTTTTAGAAAGTCCTATTTTTACTATTGATAAAGTTCAAATAGTTCAAACAAAAAATATAACATCCTTAACATCAGCAGAATTAACAATACTTAATAAATCTTTATCGTCGGTTAAAGGTCAACAAATTTATAGAAGCAACTTTAAAAAAAGCAATACCAAAGTTGGAAGTTTAAACTTTATAAAAAATATCTCATATAAAAAGAAATGGCCGTCAACGTTGAAAGTTATTGTTACACATCGTGTGCCCATTGCAACAATAAAAACAAATAAAGGATATGTGTTAGTTGATGATGAAAATGTTATTTATGAAAAAGTTAATGAGTTCCAACAAGGCCTTCCTGTATTTAAAGGTTTTGATGAAATAACTTTTTCTAAAAAAATACCAGATAAAAATTATATTGAAATAGTAAAAAGTACTCCAAAGGAATTAAAGAATCAGATAGCTTATGTTGAAAAAAAGGATAGTAAGTATTTTGTGACTTTGACAGATGGGATAGTTTTAAATCTAGGAGATACTTCCTTGTTAAAAGAGAAAATGGCAATTGCTTGGTCGATCATTTTGACTAAAAACCGCTCTGATCTAGGATATATTGATGTCTCAGTGCCTTCCTTGCCGGTCTCAAGTGCATCTAAAGTTTAA
- the ftsZ gene encoding cell division protein FtsZ, producing the protein MVSSPQNYLAVIKVVGSGGGGCNAVNRMIDAGLKGVEFIAINTDAQALMQSDADVRLDIGRELTRGLGAGSDPEIGKKAADDHRNEIEEVLMGADMVFITAGEGGGTGTGSAPVVAEIAKSLGALTIGVVTRPFGFEGRRRSVQAEAGIAELKEKVDTLIVIPNDRLLQVSDEKTTMLNAFKMADEVLLQGVQGITDLITETGLINTDFADVKMVMTNAGSALMGIGFASGEGRAIAAARSAISSPLLEASIDGARGILLSIAGPSDLGLHEINEAAEIIAQSAHPDANIIFGTVVDDTLGDEVRVTVIAAGFDRFERTLKDTTSSLGLAETERNLGGGDSYSNSRADSIDLVSLENETIEEDEFDVPEFLK; encoded by the coding sequence ATGGTAAGTTCACCACAAAATTACTTAGCGGTTATTAAAGTCGTTGGATCTGGTGGAGGTGGCTGTAATGCTGTCAACCGTATGATCGATGCTGGACTCAAAGGTGTTGAATTTATTGCAATAAATACTGATGCTCAGGCTTTAATGCAAAGCGATGCTGATGTACGTTTAGATATTGGTCGTGAACTTACACGTGGTCTCGGTGCTGGCTCCGATCCCGAAATTGGTAAAAAAGCTGCTGACGACCACCGAAACGAAATAGAAGAAGTGCTTATGGGCGCTGACATGGTCTTTATTACAGCAGGTGAAGGTGGAGGTACCGGTACTGGTTCAGCACCAGTAGTTGCAGAAATTGCTAAATCTCTAGGTGCTTTAACCATTGGTGTAGTAACTCGTCCTTTTGGATTCGAAGGCCGTCGTCGTTCAGTACAAGCTGAAGCAGGTATAGCAGAACTTAAAGAAAAAGTTGATACCCTTATTGTCATCCCTAACGATCGTTTACTTCAAGTTAGTGACGAGAAAACAACAATGCTAAATGCATTTAAAATGGCTGATGAAGTTCTTCTACAAGGAGTACAAGGTATTACAGATCTTATAACTGAAACAGGTCTGATTAATACAGACTTTGCTGACGTTAAAATGGTTATGACAAATGCTGGTTCAGCATTAATGGGTATTGGTTTCGCATCAGGTGAAGGTCGCGCGATTGCTGCTGCGAGATCCGCTATATCTTCTCCATTGTTAGAAGCATCAATAGATGGAGCTAGGGGAATATTACTTTCTATTGCAGGACCTTCAGACTTAGGTTTGCATGAAATTAATGAAGCTGCAGAAATTATTGCTCAAAGTGCACACCCTGATGCAAATATTATTTTCGGTACTGTTGTAGACGATACTCTCGGTGATGAAGTTCGTGTAACTGTTATTGCTGCTGGTTTTGATCGTTTCGAACGAACTCTTAAAGATACAACCTCCTCATTGGGACTAGCCGAAACAGAACGTAATCTTGGTGGTGGAGATTCTTACTCTAATTCGCGTGCCGATTCTATAGACCTTGTTTCATTAGAAAATGAGACAATAGAAGAAGACGAATTCGACGTACCTGAATTTCTAAAATAG